From the genome of Gemmatimonadales bacterium:
ATCAACAGAGTGCGGCTCGCCCCAGTACGGGTGCGCCGGCGGCTGAGAAGCCGGCCCCCTTCGATAAAGGGCCGGTGAAGATCGCCCTGGTTCAGTACAGCGGGGCCGGTGACTATTTCGAGCTGTGGACCAAGGGCGCCCGGCAGCAGGCCGACGCGGTCGGCTTCAGTATGCAGCTGTACGACGCGCGGGCCGACGATGCCAGACAGGCCGCCGACATGAAAACCGCGATCGGGTCTCGCGTGGCCGGCATCGTCGTGGACCATGGTCGATCGGCCACGATGTGCCCGCTGATCAACCAGGCCACCGACGCCGGCATCGCGGTCGTGGTCTACGACGTCAAGGTCGCCGATTGTGCCCCCAAGGCCGTCGAGACCGCGCAAAACGATGTCGATCTCGCCACACTCGTGCTCACTCAGATGGCCAAGGACGTCGGCGATGGCGTTCCCGTCGGCTATGTGAACCCGTTCGTCATCGCGCCGCTCGAGCGGCGGGACGTCGTGTGGAAGAAGTTCGTCGCCGAACACAAGTGGGACCAGAAGTTTATCGTAGGGAAGTTCAGCAACGCCGTGGCGGCTGACAATACGGAGCTCGCGGCCCGAGCGCTCGCGACCCATCCTGGTGTGAAGGCCATCTTCGCTCCCTATGACGAGCTGACGAAGGGAACCGTCACCGCCATCGAACGGAACAAGCTGGGCTCCAAGGTGGCCGCCTACGGAATCGACATCTCGAACGCTGACATCGAGCTGATGACCAAGAAGGACAGCCCCTGGAAAGCCACCGCCACCACCGACCCGAGTGCGGTCGGCGCCGCCGTCACTCGCACGCTGGCCCTCCAGTTGGCCGGTCAACTCGGCCGCAAGCAGGTCGTGTTTCCCGGGGTCCTGGTCACCCAGTCCTTCTTGTTGACAGCACAGATCAAGAACATGGACGACTTGCGGGCACAGCTGCCCGATTTGAATCTCGCCAATATCGCCGCCGCCGCATGGCTCCGGTCGATCACGTTCTAAGCAGGGTCG
Proteins encoded in this window:
- a CDS encoding substrate-binding domain-containing protein; amino-acid sequence: MKIALVQYSGAGDYFELWTKGARQQADAVGFSMQLYDARADDARQAADMKTAIGSRVAGIVVDHGRSATMCPLINQATDAGIAVVVYDVKVADCAPKAVETAQNDVDLATLVLTQMAKDVGDGVPVGYVNPFVIAPLERRDVVWKKFVAEHKWDQKFIVGKFSNAVAADNTELAARALATHPGVKAIFAPYDELTKGTVTAIERNKLGSKVAAYGIDISNADIELMTKKDSPWKATATTDPSAVGAAVTRTLALQLAGQLGRKQVVFPGVLVTQSFLLTAQIKNMDDLRAQLPDLNLANIAAAAWLRSITF